CGGCATTCGAGCCTGGGATACTTGACGCCCCTGGAAGCCGAGTGCCAGGCTACAGCTGCTTAACCTTAGCGACTCGAAACCGAGTCAACCCCACCGCTTATTGACCGCGCTCTGGATGATAGACGTCTGCTACTCGTCGTCGACGGCCTAGACGAGTATGTGCGTTCGGACTACGGTGAGCTCGCGCTCGACCGGTTGCGAGTATTCGTGCAGCAACGTGGCGTGCCAGTGCTACTCTCCAGCCGTCCGGACGGCTACAAGCTGTTCAAGGCTAAGCTGAGTGGTTGGGCAGACGGCCATATTGCCGATCTTTCCGAATTGCAACAACGCCGCCTGGCTACCACCTGGTTTGCACACCAGTTGCGAAATGCGAACGAAGACTTGGCTGATGAAGTGGTGTCGCAACGGACCATGGCCGAGGTAGAGACCTTCTTCGAGGATCTGCACGACTCGCCAGACCTTGCACAACTGGCAGCCGTACCGCTCCTGCTGTGCCTGCTCATTGCCCTACGCCGCGCTGAGGTCGCCTTGCCACGCAGTCGATTCCGGGTGTACGAGGAAGTGGTTAAGCACCTCCTAGAGGCGCATCCCCGGCGGCGGCGGCGAGCGGCAGCAATGGCAGACGACGACAACACTCTTTCATCCACTGATATGCGACAAGCCTTTGAGCGCCTTGCTTATGAAATGCACTGTGCGTATCCCGAGGGTATGATCCCCATTGAAACCGCCAGCGAGGTCGTCGCTGCGTATTTGCAGGATGGTGAAGTGGGCGTGGGCCTTGAGAGGATTGAAGCCCGCAGGGTTGGGGCACGCCTCGTGGACGTCGGGGAGACCAACACAGGCTTGCTGGTAGGGCGCTCTCCGCGCGAGGCAGGTTTTTTCCACCGGTCGCTGCAGGAGTTCCTGGCGGCGGGGTATCTCTCACGCATCAATGATCAGTTGGAAGTTGTCCAGACGCGCCGCCTCGACCCTCAATGGCGTGAGGTCTTGCTGGGCGCGCTGCACTTCACACGACGTACGCAGGATGCAAGGGAATTCATTAATAGGCTGCGCGCTCCAGGGGGCACCGTTGCGCAACGGCAACATTTGGCTCAACTGTTGGCAGAGGCAGCGTTCGGGGAATTTCCGGTTCCACCTGCAGTCGCGCAGGAGATTGCTCGAGATACCCTAACGGCCATTGAGCATGAGACATGGGCGCCGCAGCGCGAGCGGCTTCTGAGTCATTCACTCGATGGTCTGCAATCTGCCAAGGTGCGCGATCTGGTGCACGAGCGGCTTCGCCGGTGGTTCCCCGAGCGTCTGCGCCACCCTGCAGCCGTACTTGAGGCCATGGGTACATGGCCAATTGAGGACGAAACTGTTTCACTTCTCCTCCGCGGGTTGCATGCAGAAGATGCCTCCAGACGGATCAGTGCTGCCAAAGCACTCGCCGCTCTGGGCTGCCAGCAACCTACGCTGTTCAATGAACTTGCCCGCGTCGCTATGCAGGCGCAGTCGCTTGACGCCCAGGCAGGTGCTGTTTACGCACTCGTCCGGGGATGGCCCGAGGCCCTCGACCTTTCAGAGATGCTTGACTATCACGCTACCTCACCTGACCCAGATCAACGCCTTATTGCCTACGCTGGCTTAGCTAAGCAGGGGCGACTCGGTGACGAACAGCTGGAGGAGGTTCTACACTTTCGCAGTTATCGAAGCGAAATTTCTTACTTCCTTCGCCATCTGGTAGTTGAAGTATTGGTCCAGGGATGGCCAGGCGATCTGCGAGTAAGAGACGCTTGTCTGTCTGGCCTTTCTCAGGCGGGGATGGACAAGGATTTGAATTGGCAGGTGCTGTTCCAGGGTTTCGCTTCCGATCTTCGAGTGCAGGACGCCGTCAGTGAAGAAATCCGGGAGAAGGAGAGTCCGTTCTTAAGTCTGCACGATGCGTGGCCGCAATTGCTGCGCCGTTTTCGTGACGTCCCTGCTCTGGTACGGGCTATCGAAGTACGTCTGAAACGCGGCGATCTGACAGACCATGACCTTCACTTCGCTTCCCTGATCGGCCAAACTGCCTTCTCCAAAACAAAACTACTTGAGAATCTCAACGACGATTACCGACACTGGCCGGCCGAGGCTCTTCTTGAGGGTTGGGGCATGGATGACCCTGAGATAGCCCCCCGGCTTCTGGAACTTGCCACTGGACCGGACGATGTGGCTGCCAGTATCGCGTTCCTCATTCCCGATATCCTGCGCGATCCAGCCACAGCACGTCAACGGCTGATAGCCTTGCTGCGCGACCCAAAGTGTGCACGGCCCGATTTCGTGTTGAATGGACTTTACAAAGTAGGTGTGGGTGAAGATGGCCAGTCCATTCTCGATGCCGCCTTGATCTACCTCGACAGGTCGTCTAACGGAGCCGATTACGTATTCCGTCTATTTCCTCAAGAAACGCGTGTGCTGAGGTATGCCGAGCAATTGTTGGAGAAGGGAGCGGGATGGGCGGCAGGTGCCATTGCTCATTACTTAGGTCACGAAGAATCCATTCGTCGGGCGCTGCGAGACCAGTCTATGCCACTTGACCCCGGCTTACGTTTCGCCATCGCTTCTAAGCTGCGGCAGCGCCTGGGAGACCCTGAGGAAGTGCTGAGCTTACTGGAGGCACACCACGAAGAAAGCGACGTAGAGACGCGTGTGCAGTGCTCCATTAGTTTGGCCCATCGTGCCCGGACGGAAGGGCGCCAACTCGCGCCGACTATTGAGTACTTCATGCAGGAGATGCATGCGCATCGCGTGTCCCTCAGAGTTGCCATGCGAACGGGCATTGCTGGACTGCTAACTCTCAGAGCAATTGATGCACTCACCGTCGAAGTTCATGGCCGCAGAATTTTAGATTGGATCCCATTGTTGCTTGATAACTATGAAACGCCTGGAAATTTTGTGGCCACGGTCGCGCGGCACTGGGAAGACGTCCGAGACGTCGTGAGGCCAGCTCTCACTGAGGGTCGGGAAGGGGGCTTTGCTCGTGAAGTAGGCCTTGAAGCATTAGCAGCATATGCCGATGGGTCTTCGCTGGCCGGGCAAGACCTTCTAGAGGTTATAGAGCGTGATCGGACAATCAGGCATTCACCAGCCGTATTGCGCTTCCTGGGACGCGTACTTCCCGGAAGCGGGCTCTTGTTGGAAGCATGCCTGGATGTGCTCCGCGAGGAAAATCCCCGCCGAGACACCTCTCTTGCGGCAGCTCAGCTGCTGGGCAAATATTTTGGAGGGAACATCTCTGTGCTGGAACGGCTCACCACAGCCACCGGCAGCGTGCCCCCTCAAGAGGACGTCCTAATGGCCATTGTTGAAGGTTGGCCGGAGAGTCCTGTCGTCAAGGAAGCCTATGACTGGTACACATTGAACAGAGAGAGCCTGTCCTACTCTCTCTATTTCCGTCTGGCGGGCCTGCATTCTACTCCAGAGCAACTAATTACGGCGCTGAACGCTACGTTCAAGAGCTGTGCAGCTGCACCTGCGATTGCCTCTCAAAGCATTGTGCCTCCGTTGGTCCGACGTTTGCGACAGGACCCGGCGTTTGGCACGGCGTTGGCCACATGGTTGACGACCGATCGCAATCCGTCAGCCATTGCCACTATCCCGCGGCTCTTAGCACGCGCCGGAGTACTTTCCGATGAGCTTAGAGAATGGTGCGCCACAGAAATCGAACGGCTGAGTGGAGAGAACACCACCGCGCCGATAGGAACCGACTTAATTGCAGGTCGCGTGCGGCCTGTACTGCATAGCCTTCTGGATGCCATTTGAACAGCGGCAATTACACTCCTAACATTATGTGATTTCGCTTTCTGGCTGACGTTAAGAGAGCGATGAAGTGCAAAGCGTATGTTTCCCGCGCTCGACAAGGCGGGCGAATGTCGAATTGCGGATAAGGAGGCATCGTCTTACCA
The Deinococcus humi genome window above contains:
- a CDS encoding NACHT domain-containing protein, giving the protein MRSDYGELALDRLRVFVQQRGVPVLLSSRPDGYKLFKAKLSGWADGHIADLSELQQRRLATTWFAHQLRNANEDLADEVVSQRTMAEVETFFEDLHDSPDLAQLAAVPLLLCLLIALRRAEVALPRSRFRVYEEVVKHLLEAHPRRRRRAAAMADDDNTLSSTDMRQAFERLAYEMHCAYPEGMIPIETASEVVAAYLQDGEVGVGLERIEARRVGARLVDVGETNTGLLVGRSPREAGFFHRSLQEFLAAGYLSRINDQLEVVQTRRLDPQWREVLLGALHFTRRTQDAREFINRLRAPGGTVAQRQHLAQLLAEAAFGEFPVPPAVAQEIARDTLTAIEHETWAPQRERLLSHSLDGLQSAKVRDLVHERLRRWFPERLRHPAAVLEAMGTWPIEDETVSLLLRGLHAEDASRRISAAKALAALGCQQPTLFNELARVAMQAQSLDAQAGAVYALVRGWPEALDLSEMLDYHATSPDPDQRLIAYAGLAKQGRLGDEQLEEVLHFRSYRSEISYFLRHLVVEVLVQGWPGDLRVRDACLSGLSQAGMDKDLNWQVLFQGFASDLRVQDAVSEEIREKESPFLSLHDAWPQLLRRFRDVPALVRAIEVRLKRGDLTDHDLHFASLIGQTAFSKTKLLENLNDDYRHWPAEALLEGWGMDDPEIAPRLLELATGPDDVAASIAFLIPDILRDPATARQRLIALLRDPKCARPDFVLNGLYKVGVGEDGQSILDAALIYLDRSSNGADYVFRLFPQETRVLRYAEQLLEKGAGWAAGAIAHYLGHEESIRRALRDQSMPLDPGLRFAIASKLRQRLGDPEEVLSLLEAHHEESDVETRVQCSISLAHRARTEGRQLAPTIEYFMQEMHAHRVSLRVAMRTGIAGLLTLRAIDALTVEVHGRRILDWIPLLLDNYETPGNFVATVARHWEDVRDVVRPALTEGREGGFAREVGLEALAAYADGSSLAGQDLLEVIERDRTIRHSPAVLRFLGRVLPGSGLLLEACLDVLREENPRRDTSLAAAQLLGKYFGGNISVLERLTTATGSVPPQEDVLMAIVEGWPESPVVKEAYDWYTLNRESLSYSLYFRLAGLHSTPEQLITALNATFKSCAAAPAIASQSIVPPLVRRLRQDPAFGTALATWLTTDRNPSAIATIPRLLARAGVLSDELREWCATEIERLSGENTTAPIGTDLIAGRVRPVLHSLLDAI